The following are encoded in a window of Haloarcula hispanica ATCC 33960 genomic DNA:
- a CDS encoding APC family permease — MSKSQTRSPEAELGLLDATMIGMGAMIGAGIFVLTGLAAEIAGPAAILVFALNGVVTAFTGLSYAELAASIPKSGGGYAFVREIFDDFASFIMGWMLWFAYMIAGALYALGFAPNFLELLHVYGVVPPPDQVGAVAVPVIDAALPLAFVLAFVAVLGLVALNAVSTAASGSVETIFTIIKVSILVVFVAFGLASPMFSGAEFQPLFPQSSGAAAVLPAMGLTFIAFEGYDLITTVTEEVQNPRENIPKAIFISLAVTVVVYLAVVTVAIGTLGAEGLADAGEAGIATAATSFMPTGLPIIQNGGALIVFGAVFSTLTALNAVVIASSRVAFSMGREGQLLPSIGQIHHRYGTPFVAILASAVVMLGSVALPTQSAGNMSSLFFLLSFIIVNVAVIRLRRERPNMNRPYEMPFYPAPPLIGIALNLLLTGVLVEYLLRTDPLALALSMAWILLGALVYFALKRVKGQSDREQAAAATEITPEAED, encoded by the coding sequence ATGAGTAAGAGCCAGACTCGATCACCTGAGGCTGAACTCGGGTTACTTGACGCGACGATGATTGGGATGGGAGCGATGATCGGGGCCGGTATCTTCGTGCTGACAGGACTGGCTGCCGAAATCGCTGGTCCGGCAGCGATTCTTGTCTTTGCGTTGAATGGCGTCGTCACAGCGTTCACAGGACTCTCATATGCGGAACTTGCCGCCTCGATTCCGAAAAGCGGCGGTGGATACGCCTTCGTGCGAGAGATATTCGACGACTTCGCCTCGTTCATCATGGGCTGGATGCTCTGGTTTGCCTACATGATTGCGGGGGCGCTGTATGCGCTGGGTTTTGCACCGAACTTTCTCGAATTGCTGCACGTTTACGGTGTGGTCCCGCCACCGGATCAAGTGGGAGCTGTCGCGGTTCCAGTCATTGACGCGGCGCTCCCGCTGGCCTTCGTGCTGGCGTTCGTGGCCGTCCTCGGGCTCGTAGCGCTCAACGCTGTCTCGACGGCCGCCAGCGGCAGTGTTGAGACGATTTTCACCATCATCAAAGTCTCCATTCTGGTGGTCTTCGTCGCGTTCGGACTCGCGTCTCCGATGTTCTCCGGGGCCGAATTCCAGCCGCTGTTTCCACAGAGCAGCGGGGCGGCCGCGGTTCTGCCGGCGATGGGGCTAACCTTCATTGCCTTCGAGGGGTACGACCTCATCACCACCGTCACCGAGGAGGTACAGAACCCGCGTGAAAACATCCCCAAGGCGATATTCATCAGTCTCGCCGTTACGGTTGTCGTCTATCTGGCCGTTGTGACAGTCGCCATCGGGACGCTCGGGGCTGAGGGACTCGCCGACGCTGGCGAAGCCGGCATCGCAACGGCAGCAACATCGTTCATGCCGACCGGGTTACCGATTATCCAGAACGGTGGTGCACTCATTGTTTTCGGGGCCGTGTTCTCGACACTCACCGCCCTCAACGCAGTCGTCATCGCGTCGTCACGCGTGGCGTTCTCGATGGGACGTGAAGGACAGTTGCTCCCGTCGATCGGCCAGATTCACCACCGCTACGGGACGCCGTTCGTCGCAATCCTCGCCAGCGCAGTCGTGATGCTCGGGTCAGTGGCACTGCCGACACAAAGTGCTGGCAACATGTCGAGCCTGTTTTTCCTGCTGTCGTTCATTATCGTCAACGTCGCCGTCATCAGACTCCGCAGGGAGCGCCCGAACATGAACCGGCCGTACGAGATGCCGTTCTACCCGGCACCACCACTGATTGGTATCGCGCTCAATCTGCTTCTAACAGGGGTGCTCGTGGAGTACCTGCTCCGAACAGATCCATTGGCGTTGGCACTCAGCATGGCGTGGATTCTGCTCGGAGCCCTCGTGTATTTCGCGCTTAAACGGGTCAAAGGGCAATCGGACCGCGAACAGGCGGCTGCCGCCACTGAAATAACACCTGAAGCTGAAGACTAA
- a CDS encoding potassium channel family protein: protein MTSDLDIIIAGGGRVGFQTAEILADRGHDVTIIERDDRIVSDIADKWIATVIQGDATNPDIIEQAGLERADVIAALTGETGLNLAVCLAAAELTPDIRTVARIDRTGGEAYTRFVDAVVFPERAGSRVAANEILGSDVQTLADVTGSLDIMLIRVADGAPAAGKALSDVRFPEGTLVVSDANGEQIARADTTLTPGSSYVVAVEPDVVDEVMNLMRG, encoded by the coding sequence ATGACTAGTGACCTCGACATTATCATCGCTGGCGGTGGACGCGTCGGTTTCCAGACAGCCGAGATACTCGCTGACCGCGGTCACGACGTGACGATTATCGAACGCGATGACCGGATTGTCTCGGATATCGCCGATAAATGGATAGCGACTGTTATCCAGGGTGACGCGACAAATCCGGATATCATCGAACAGGCAGGCCTTGAGCGAGCGGACGTAATTGCCGCGCTTACGGGTGAAACAGGATTAAATCTCGCGGTCTGTTTAGCTGCCGCAGAGTTGACACCCGACATCCGGACGGTCGCGCGTATTGACCGCACAGGCGGTGAGGCCTACACCCGATTCGTCGACGCGGTGGTCTTTCCCGAACGGGCCGGCTCGAGAGTGGCGGCCAACGAAATCCTGGGTAGCGATGTCCAAACACTTGCCGACGTCACGGGCTCCCTCGATATCATGCTTATTCGCGTTGCTGACGGCGCTCCGGCCGCTGGGAAAGCGCTCTCGGACGTACGCTTTCCCGAGGGAACCCTCGTCGTGTCCGACGCGAACGGTGAGCAAATCGCTCGTGCCGACACGACCCTGACACCAGGGAGCAGCTACGTCGTCGCTGTCGAACCTGACGTGGTCGATGAGGTCATGAATTTGATGCGCGGCTAG
- a CDS encoding Fic family protein has product MERDDFDETAPGEIIPTTTPKGTYSAFRPDPLPPSTDTEQLITPLAEATQALGRLHGIGPRVGSREILIEPFIRKEALESSQIEGTHATLSDIYAYEAGQEALIDEDRQQGTQEVVNYLHALTHGLDAITAGDPITVELLCEMHNRLLSDVRGDEADPGELRTTQNFIGSTPYIQDARYVPPPPNEIPDLLEDLLEYANQETNLHPLLRIGLIHYQFETIHPFLDGNGRLGRLLISLLLQRDGLLPEPYLYLSSYFNARRSDYVDHLLAVSQRGEWEEWLLFFLRGVQSQADEAHQRANLLVDLREDYQQRYQSERSENILELVMRLFEDPYLDVNTAADWLDVEYSTANRLIGQLEDDGILEELTGKERNRFYRASEVFEIINKPIDQL; this is encoded by the coding sequence ATGGAGCGAGATGACTTCGACGAGACGGCCCCTGGCGAAATCATTCCCACGACAACGCCGAAAGGGACGTATTCGGCGTTCCGGCCTGACCCGCTTCCCCCCTCAACTGACACTGAACAGCTCATTACACCGCTGGCCGAGGCGACACAGGCACTTGGACGACTCCACGGTATCGGCCCACGTGTTGGCTCAAGAGAGATCCTGATCGAACCGTTCATTCGAAAAGAAGCCCTGGAATCCTCGCAAATCGAAGGAACACATGCTACCCTCTCGGATATCTACGCCTATGAGGCCGGACAGGAAGCTCTTATCGACGAAGACAGACAGCAGGGCACCCAGGAAGTCGTGAACTATCTACACGCCCTGACGCACGGATTGGATGCGATCACAGCTGGCGATCCAATTACCGTCGAATTGCTGTGCGAAATGCACAACCGGTTGCTTTCGGATGTCCGTGGGGATGAGGCTGACCCAGGTGAACTTCGTACAACCCAGAACTTCATCGGCAGTACGCCATACATCCAAGACGCCAGGTACGTGCCGCCACCACCGAACGAAATCCCTGACCTTCTCGAAGACTTGCTCGAGTATGCGAACCAAGAGACGAATTTACATCCACTCCTCCGAATCGGATTGATTCACTACCAATTCGAGACGATTCATCCGTTTCTCGATGGGAACGGACGACTCGGGCGGCTATTGATCAGTCTCCTCCTACAACGTGACGGTCTTTTGCCCGAGCCGTATCTCTACCTGAGTTCGTATTTCAATGCACGACGTTCGGACTACGTCGATCACCTACTGGCAGTCAGTCAGCGGGGTGAGTGGGAAGAATGGTTGCTGTTCTTTCTACGTGGTGTGCAGTCACAGGCAGATGAAGCTCACCAGCGAGCGAACCTACTGGTCGACCTCCGAGAGGACTATCAACAGCGCTACCAGAGCGAGCGGTCTGAGAATATCCTCGAACTGGTCATGCGACTCTTCGAAGATCCGTACTTGGACGTGAACACAGCAGCCGACTGGTTGGATGTCGAATACAGCACAGCCAACCGACTGATTGGACAACTCGAAGATGACGGGATACTCGAAGAACTCACTGGAAAAGAGCGTAATCGGTTCTACCGTGCAAGCGAAGTCTTCGAGATTATTAACAAGCCAATCGACCAGCTCTAG
- a CDS encoding transposase has protein sequence MVASCDSRRTVFQRIAQQSYAEWPAYDSTSLYDRSSLAGLKEDIWTVASTWFDHEDHHSVDEFVSHYPVAYVEFGPHDRYSGATQYEMAQLFRLFLLKELHGWTHETALLTYLTHHPEPREQLGIETIPDQSTLWRSWHDRFTTELRETIEAAARTILIKAQNAGVAVPREPERSFPPQDDEEEPVSDDQAVLDEAASITNHISHVVFPAFSLNRDNGCEIHENAYWDLQTYLGLRERLAANEGARSFVYESNRDRTPLGHAHRDQIRDLSIEQIREMYRQAVTRLLEEAAETEEFFRAGIIAIDITEADPFTGDRTGHEDEIIGTKEKTDEYAYQWATVQLVGNAVPIVLDARPVRRGESRKEIVEDLLDSAQDAVHVDNVLMDREFDSQHILEMLSQRGLSYVVPKRMQTSERAQAKRLLQRGQDRYETDRKLHLGKNEWHETTLIYRRKEDSEHGDYRQYSVFMTNTSSAFLTEYGYRWEIESGYRSIKRFMAATTSKDFGLRFFYFAFACLLYSIWRAVDLLVQVELTGEYEHSPIVTADNTLTLLKKETGIG, from the coding sequence TTGGTTGCGAGCTGTGATTCACGACGCACTGTCTTTCAACGAATCGCACAGCAGTCATACGCTGAGTGGCCAGCATATGATTCGACTTCACTCTACGACCGGAGTTCTCTCGCCGGCCTGAAAGAAGACATCTGGACCGTTGCGTCCACATGGTTCGACCATGAGGACCACCACTCCGTCGATGAGTTCGTGTCTCACTACCCAGTAGCATATGTCGAGTTTGGGCCACACGACCGGTATTCTGGAGCCACCCAGTACGAGATGGCTCAACTGTTCCGATTATTTCTACTCAAAGAACTTCACGGCTGGACCCACGAAACGGCACTCCTCACGTACCTCACCCACCATCCTGAGCCCCGTGAGCAACTAGGCATAGAGACGATCCCAGACCAGTCGACGCTATGGCGAAGCTGGCACGATCGATTCACTACAGAGCTTCGCGAGACAATTGAGGCAGCTGCGCGGACGATTCTAATCAAGGCTCAGAACGCAGGCGTTGCTGTTCCGCGCGAGCCAGAACGTAGCTTTCCACCGCAAGATGACGAAGAAGAACCAGTCTCAGACGATCAAGCCGTCCTCGACGAAGCGGCATCAATTACGAACCACATCAGTCACGTCGTTTTCCCGGCATTCTCACTGAATCGTGACAATGGCTGTGAGATCCACGAGAACGCCTACTGGGACTTACAAACATATCTCGGACTTCGTGAGCGGTTAGCTGCCAATGAAGGAGCCCGCAGTTTCGTCTATGAATCGAATCGGGATCGGACGCCATTGGGCCACGCCCATCGCGATCAGATTCGTGACCTCTCTATTGAGCAGATTCGGGAGATGTACCGGCAGGCTGTGACTCGACTGTTGGAGGAAGCAGCGGAGACGGAGGAGTTCTTCCGAGCAGGAATCATCGCTATCGATATTACTGAAGCAGACCCGTTCACAGGCGACAGAACCGGACACGAAGATGAGATTATTGGGACAAAGGAGAAGACCGATGAGTACGCCTATCAGTGGGCGACGGTCCAGTTGGTCGGCAATGCGGTTCCGATTGTCCTCGATGCCCGTCCTGTACGAAGAGGTGAATCACGGAAAGAGATAGTGGAGGATCTGCTGGATTCAGCCCAAGACGCCGTTCACGTCGATAACGTACTGATGGATCGTGAGTTCGACAGCCAGCACATTCTGGAGATGCTCAGCCAACGAGGGCTTTCGTATGTCGTCCCGAAACGGATGCAGACGAGTGAGAGAGCCCAAGCCAAGCGATTGCTCCAGCGGGGTCAAGACCGATACGAGACGGATAGGAAACTCCATCTAGGGAAGAACGAGTGGCACGAGACGACACTGATCTACCGCCGGAAAGAAGACTCTGAGCACGGGGACTATCGACAATACTCGGTATTCATGACGAATACCAGCAGTGCCTTTCTCACCGAGTATGGGTATCGCTGGGAGATTGAGAGCGGCTATAGGTCGATCAAGCGGTTCATGGCTGCCACCACGTCAAAAGATTTCGGGCTTAGATTCTTTTATTTCGCGTTTGCGTGCCTGCTGTACTCGATTTGGCGAGCAGTGGATCTGCTCGTGCAGGTCGAGTTGACTGGTGAGTACGAACACTCGCCAATTGTGACAGCCGACAACACGCTGACGTTGCTGAAGAAGGAGACAGGAATCGGGTAG
- a CDS encoding tyrosine-type recombinase/integrase, whose amino-acid sequence MDRLPPAYDATPGGDALETAIEKRLVDIDSGRYRTNVASVLRKFAAWSRDQHGIFSPEDIDDDLCRQYARDLARADDRDDISPETARRYFAYVRSFLTWAVYEGLIPTNPAKTNHAEGPLPTDETETDQQYWTARDRDAICATATARVDKAGESDDVDRTAAYRDQALVFLLAYSGARSAELVAVSDDEERNGLRWRHVDLKAGTMQVFGKNRTRESAPILDDAIRPLRRWKQLREPDENEAVFPRLDNAAKALDPTPSITTQSARDILAKLCEWSDYEFEEPLKPHGARRGLGREIYRENPQLAQDVLRHKSIETTHEGYAQEAAKRTRDEANDIIGKQ is encoded by the coding sequence ATGGATCGGCTTCCGCCTGCATACGACGCTACTCCTGGGGGTGACGCCCTCGAAACAGCCATCGAGAAACGACTGGTCGATATCGACTCCGGGCGCTACCGAACGAACGTCGCGAGCGTGCTTCGGAAGTTCGCAGCTTGGTCCCGGGACCAGCACGGTATCTTCAGTCCCGAGGATATCGACGACGACCTTTGTCGGCAGTACGCTCGCGATCTCGCTCGAGCTGACGACCGAGACGATATTTCACCGGAGACTGCCCGCCGCTACTTCGCCTACGTCCGCTCGTTCCTCACGTGGGCCGTCTACGAGGGCCTAATTCCGACGAACCCGGCCAAGACCAACCACGCCGAAGGCCCACTCCCGACTGACGAGACTGAAACAGACCAGCAGTACTGGACCGCACGAGACCGCGACGCTATCTGTGCGACAGCCACCGCCCGTGTCGACAAGGCCGGCGAAAGCGATGACGTCGACCGCACGGCGGCCTACCGCGACCAGGCACTCGTCTTCCTCCTCGCCTACTCCGGTGCGCGTAGTGCAGAACTCGTCGCTGTTTCTGATGATGAAGAACGGAACGGCCTGCGGTGGCGGCACGTCGACCTCAAAGCCGGCACAATGCAGGTGTTCGGAAAGAACCGCACCCGCGAGTCTGCACCGATCCTTGACGATGCTATCCGTCCACTCCGGCGGTGGAAGCAGCTTCGAGAACCTGACGAGAATGAGGCCGTGTTCCCCAGACTCGACAACGCTGCGAAAGCGCTTGATCCCACGCCGTCGATCACCACGCAGTCGGCCCGGGATATCCTTGCCAAACTCTGCGAATGGTCCGACTACGAGTTCGAGGAGCCACTGAAGCCACACGGTGCCCGCCGTGGCCTCGGGCGGGAGATCTATCGCGAGAATCCACAGCTGGCGCAAGATGTACTCCGTCACAAATCAATCGAAACGACACATGAAGGGTACGCTCAGGAGGCCGCAAAGCGGACACGCGATGAAGCGAACGATATCATTGGAAAGCAGTGA
- a CDS encoding ISH3 family transposase — MSKHQKQADDEIHEDQLLNFLVNSLDEEVVLGLGNNAEIDAVDILEVLVGACADGTSISELCETSENSPHKNTVLYHLREKFDLASVEQVGNSLLQKDVLEILPKQVEVCADLHLRPYYGDKDETDGLYHSEAKRGTTAFHAYTTLYARVKNKRYTRAVRRLVDGDTASSVLAEFLGLLDGLDLSVKAVYLDREFYDSKCLTLLQAHNYAYVMPVVRWGKTIKQELSEGWSRVIQHDLTGKLDGHSWTVDFPVYIDCTYQNGRYDEHGVARHGYAADAPFVETPRDARYHYAKRFGIEASYRLSEQSIATTTTQNPVVRLLYVVVSLLLQNVWRYLHWEYVATPRRGGRRLWSWSFEEFINMLCRAAWTALAVRRAVPANRPPDDRFHR; from the coding sequence GTGTCCAAACACCAGAAGCAAGCAGACGATGAAATCCACGAGGACCAGCTCCTTAACTTTCTCGTCAACTCGCTTGACGAGGAAGTTGTGCTTGGACTCGGCAACAATGCTGAAATCGATGCTGTGGACATCTTAGAGGTCCTCGTCGGCGCATGCGCCGACGGGACCTCGATATCTGAACTCTGCGAGACCAGTGAAAATTCTCCCCACAAAAACACGGTTCTGTACCATCTCCGTGAGAAGTTCGACCTAGCGTCGGTTGAACAAGTCGGGAACTCACTCCTCCAAAAGGACGTTCTAGAGATCCTACCCAAGCAGGTGGAGGTCTGCGCAGACCTCCACCTGCGACCCTACTACGGTGACAAAGACGAGACGGATGGTCTCTATCACTCAGAAGCAAAGCGTGGAACTACCGCATTCCACGCCTATACGACACTCTACGCGCGTGTGAAGAATAAACGGTACACGCGGGCGGTGCGCCGTCTCGTCGACGGCGACACCGCCAGCAGTGTCCTCGCTGAGTTTCTTGGTCTCCTTGACGGCCTTGACCTCAGCGTCAAGGCCGTCTATCTTGATCGGGAATTCTACGATAGCAAGTGTCTCACGCTTCTTCAGGCCCACAATTACGCGTACGTGATGCCGGTTGTCCGGTGGGGAAAGACGATCAAGCAGGAACTCTCGGAAGGCTGGAGTCGTGTCATCCAACATGATCTGACGGGAAAACTCGACGGTCACAGCTGGACCGTCGATTTTCCCGTCTACATAGACTGCACCTACCAAAACGGGCGGTACGACGAACACGGAGTGGCGCGTCACGGCTACGCCGCTGACGCGCCGTTCGTTGAGACTCCACGAGATGCTCGATACCACTACGCGAAACGCTTCGGTATCGAAGCCAGCTACCGACTCTCCGAACAAAGCATTGCGACAACCACAACGCAGAATCCAGTCGTACGGCTGCTGTACGTCGTGGTGAGTCTACTCTTGCAGAATGTCTGGCGGTATCTCCATTGGGAGTACGTGGCGACGCCCCGCCGTGGCGGGCGTCGCCTTTGGTCCTGGTCGTTCGAGGAGTTCATCAATATGCTGTGTCGGGCAGCGTGGACGGCCCTCGCAGTGCGTCGGGCCGTCCCCGCGAACCGGCCACCGGACGACCGGTTCCACCGGTAA
- a CDS encoding colicin immunity domain-containing protein: MKAVQRANKYLDLIRSYTDGEIEESEFMHTYLTEFKEDYQDVAPDEPYEVLEQLFFACDVYCDDPELRGKHDIGERQFFKEAAYARRRLEEMLNEMEESGSNE; the protein is encoded by the coding sequence ATGAAAGCTGTTCAGAGAGCCAACAAGTATTTAGATCTTATACGCTCCTACACAGATGGAGAAATAGAAGAATCAGAATTCATGCATACGTATCTGACTGAGTTCAAGGAGGATTACCAAGATGTTGCTCCAGACGAGCCATACGAAGTACTCGAACAGTTATTCTTTGCATGTGATGTTTACTGCGATGACCCAGAGCTACGAGGGAAACATGATATTGGGGAGCGCCAATTTTTCAAAGAAGCAGCCTATGCCCGAAGGAGACTGGAGGAGATGCTGAACGAAATGGAAGAAAGTGGCTCCAACGAATAA
- a CDS encoding colicin D domain-containing protein — MDQVGEIDLPDGQIERKYKHADDFGVTGNNNPENQEAFREAIAEHTVNPNTERIEGRYTRLEGDQSVTHLYNPNTGNNIIIDDGEFLTGFKLTQGQRTNMRNTGVIGGG, encoded by the coding sequence ATGGATCAAGTCGGGGAGATAGACCTCCCAGACGGCCAAATTGAGCGCAAATACAAACATGCTGATGACTTCGGCGTGACCGGTAACAACAACCCAGAAAATCAGGAAGCGTTCAGAGAGGCAATCGCTGAGCATACGGTTAATCCAAATACGGAACGAATCGAAGGTCGATACACTCGATTAGAAGGCGACCAAAGCGTCACGCACCTCTACAATCCAAACACTGGAAATAATATCATCATTGACGACGGAGAGTTCCTCACTGGATTCAAATTGACTCAGGGACAAAGGACGAATATGCGAAACACGGGAGTCATTGGAGGGGGATGA
- a CDS encoding IS630-like element ISHhi1 family transposase (programmed frameshift), protein MAALDDATLDDLREALAEVEDKKPTQRLMAVINYLEEDSATMAEVAERYGYTGPWLSRWVGRLDRLADEPVEQVVYDDPREGRTAELSGEQYDQFVEALHESPEEVGLDAPAWSVPLARHYLAEEFDVEYCERHVRRLMSEAGLSWKTARPEYYKSDERAQEAWQEGFKKRDNLDDEYTVLTIDQTRQVLSTLIYAWFPEGERPSLPVTGAWDSIKLLGAISDSGETFFLPCEENFNSDTTNRLLDALQTEFGEKICVILDNASYFTANAVQEFVEDTPIELCYLPRGSPELNPAEECWRQLDQELGNRLFDTLDDLRDAALTALDRIEVPDVFTYLCP, encoded by the exons ATGGCCGCGCTTGACGACGCCACTCTCGACGACCTCCGCGAGGCTCTCGCGGAGGTCGAGGACAAGAAGCCGACACAGCGGCTAATGGCGGTGATTAACTACCTCGAAGAAGACAGCGCAACGATGGCAGAAGTAGCTGAGCGGTACGGATACACCGGTCCATGGCTGTCTCGATGGGTTGGGCGGCTCGACCGGCTCGCTGATGAGCCGGTCGAGCAAGTCGTCTATGACGATCCACGTGAAGGCAGAACAGCAGAACTCTCTGGTGAACAATACGACCAGTTCGTTGAGGCTCTCCACGAATCACCCGAAGAAGTTGGACTAGACGCGCCCGCGTGGTCTGTTCCACTAGCCCGTCACTATCTAGCCGAAGAATTCGACGTTGAGTATTGTGAACGCCACGTCCGTCGATTGATGTCTGAGGCCGGGCTGTCCTGGAAGACAGCCCGGCCGGAGTACTACAAATCCGACGAGAGAGCTCAAGAAGCCTGGCAAGAAGGCTTC AAAAAGCGCGACAACCTGGACGACGAATACACGGTCCTGACCATCGATCAGACGCGTCAAGTGCTCTCGACGCTGATCTATGCGTGGTTTCCCGAAGGAGAGCGCCCGTCACTCCCGGTGACGGGCGCGTGGGACAGCATCAAACTACTCGGTGCAATCAGCGATTCCGGCGAGACGTTCTTTCTACCCTGTGAGGAGAACTTCAACAGCGACACGACGAATCGCTTGCTAGACGCTCTCCAAACCGAATTCGGCGAGAAAATCTGCGTCATCTTGGACAACGCCTCGTATTTCACGGCCAACGCAGTACAGGAATTCGTCGAAGACACGCCGATCGAACTGTGTTATCTTCCGCGGGGTTCACCAGAGCTGAACCCCGCGGAAGAGTGCTGGCGACAACTCGATCAAGAGCTTGGCAACCGTCTGTTCGACACACTTGACGATCTGCGTGATGCTGCGCTCACTGCACTCGATCGAATTGAAGTTCCAGATGTCTTCACGTATTTATGTCCGTGA